One Persicobacter psychrovividus DNA window includes the following coding sequences:
- a CDS encoding helix-turn-helix domain-containing protein, with protein MNLILAGVFLTMALNILLQYYFRFTNLKFEQPQLLFICDVLDLMLPSFILWYSTCLYGKAPTKKHLWYFLPPFVSLIINTSYVLLAQDFSFRIFIGSHLHVTLLTAIVGWKAFVLYRIHQMYHQVKDKVNPKQKDDLLWPKMLIGFEAVILYIAVLQLCYHTLIAPFTNIQPENIIWQLVQLNYIIFNSSIIFLTMFYALKFPKSFSGKGIIIKEEKKEGFGENLDQYLPQLNELINEQSVHLDTELNERKLAEKMQIHTYLLSKVLNEELGKTFSEFINEHRVETAKTIIANDHEKAFTNYAIAVDSGFGSESVFYVNFKKITGMTPRQYRTQLRKMAS; from the coding sequence TTGAATTTAATTTTAGCAGGCGTATTCTTAACCATGGCGCTGAACATCCTGCTTCAATATTACTTTCGATTTACAAATCTAAAATTTGAACAACCCCAATTACTATTTATCTGCGATGTACTGGATTTGATGCTCCCGAGCTTCATTCTATGGTACTCCACTTGCCTGTATGGCAAAGCCCCTACCAAAAAACATTTATGGTATTTCTTACCGCCTTTTGTTTCGCTGATCATCAATACCTCTTATGTATTGCTTGCGCAAGATTTCAGCTTTAGAATTTTTATTGGCAGCCACCTTCATGTTACACTTTTAACCGCTATCGTGGGCTGGAAAGCCTTTGTTCTGTACCGCATTCACCAAATGTACCATCAGGTTAAGGACAAGGTCAATCCAAAACAAAAAGATGACTTGCTATGGCCAAAAATGCTGATCGGCTTTGAGGCTGTGATCCTTTATATTGCGGTATTGCAATTGTGCTACCATACCCTAATTGCACCTTTTACCAATATTCAGCCCGAAAACATTATCTGGCAGCTGGTTCAGCTCAACTACATTATCTTTAATAGTTCGATCATCTTCCTGACGATGTTCTATGCCCTGAAATTCCCCAAATCATTTTCAGGTAAGGGCATCATTATTAAGGAAGAGAAGAAAGAAGGATTCGGTGAAAACCTTGATCAGTATTTGCCACAGCTCAATGAGCTTATTAATGAACAGAGCGTACATCTCGACACCGAACTCAATGAGCGAAAATTAGCGGAGAAAATGCAAATTCATACGTATTTGCTTTCCAAAGTGCTCAACGAGGAGCTGGGGAAAACCTTCAGTGAATTTATCAATGAACACCGCGTGGAAACCGCCAAGACGATCATTGCCAACGATCATGAAAAGGCGTTCACCAACTATGCTATTGCCGTGGACAGTGGCTTTGGCTCAGAATCGGTTTTCTATGTGAATTTCAAGAAAATTACCGGCATGACTCCCCGACAATACCGAACACAACTGAGAAAGATGGCCTCCTAA
- a CDS encoding helix-turn-helix domain-containing protein: protein MATIDNTSEKPSYHFNGKKYPCCTSLTMGIIGGKWKTVILYHLMDGPLRYNVLRKTMDAVSERTLSLQLKALEEDGVISRKVYTEKPPMKVEYAFTDFGKSLIPLISAIADWGNFAVKEKSLRLI from the coding sequence ATGGCAACAATCGACAATACTTCAGAAAAACCTTCCTATCATTTCAATGGTAAAAAATACCCTTGTTGCACAAGTTTAACCATGGGAATTATTGGCGGAAAGTGGAAAACGGTCATTTTATACCACCTGATGGATGGTCCACTGCGCTACAATGTTTTGCGCAAAACAATGGATGCCGTTTCTGAAAGAACACTGAGCCTGCAATTGAAGGCCCTTGAAGAGGACGGCGTCATTTCAAGAAAAGTATATACTGAAAAGCCACCAATGAAGGTGGAGTATGCTTTTACTGACTTTGGAAAAAGCCTGATTCCCCTCATCTCTGCAATTGCCGACTGGGGAAATTTTGCCGTCAAAGAAAAATCACTCCGCCTGATTTAG